GGCCGCCCGGCATGCGGTGGACGAGACCGCGCACCTCGAGCGCCACGAGCGCCGCCGCGGCGTCCGCGACGCGCACGCCGGCCGCCGCGGCAACGCCGTCCACGGCGCGAGCCTCGCCTCTGTCGAGCGCGGCGACCACGGCCTGTTCGGCCCGCGTGAGTCCGGGCGGAACGCCGGGGTGGCCGGCGCCCGGCGAATCGCCGGGAGACGCCCGCTCGAGCACCGCCAGGAGGTCGTCCGGATGCGTGAGAACCCGGGCGCCTATCGCCAGCAAATGGTGCGGGCCCGCGCTGCCGCGCGCGTATACGCTGCCGGGTACCGCGAAAACCGGCCGGCCCTGAGTTTCCGCCTGACGCGCAGTGATGAGCGCCCCGCTGTCCAGGTCGCCCTCGACCACCACGACCGCATCGGCGAGCCCGCTGATGAGGCGGTTGCGCGCCGGGAACGCCCCGCGCTCCGGCGGCGCGCCCATCGGGGCTTCCGCGAGGAGGGCCCCGCGCGCGAGCATCGCGGCCATGAGCGTCCGGTGCTCCGGAGGATAGGCGACGTCGACGCCGCACGCGAGGACCCCGACCGTGCACCCGCGGGCACGGA
This genomic interval from bacterium contains the following:
- the dprA gene encoding DNA-processing protein DprA; amino-acid sequence: MTDSERERHCLVALSLVPGLGAVRVARLLAHFGSAEAASTADPVALAGVPGIGRGLAEAVAAARGDGRASRAFECAARAGARVITRSDPAYPVRLRQIAAAPPVLYVRGGWPDDAPAAAIVGTRRATPYGLTVAERLASALAESQVAVVSGLARGIDAAAHAAVVRARGCTVGVLACGVDVAYPPEHRTLMAAMLARGALLAEAPMGAPPERGAFPARNRLISGLADAVVVVEGDLDSGALITARQAETQGRPVFAVPGSVYARGSAGPHHLLAIGARVLTHPDDLLAVLERASPGDSPGAGHPGVPPGLTRAEQAVVAALDRGEARAVDGVAAAAGVRVADAAAALVALEVRGLVHRMPGGLYVASARSWKRQI